In Tachysurus fulvidraco isolate hzauxx_2018 chromosome 1, HZAU_PFXX_2.0, whole genome shotgun sequence, a single window of DNA contains:
- the si:dkey-112a7.4 gene encoding uncharacterized protein si:dkey-112a7.4, with amino-acid sequence MKRSCEFEQLDAATIMYGSAALPDLIPTSGALRPSAVLPYSSGPGEGDRQFSNNRRMHRAPKLGQIGRSKRVDIEDGDLEDIMNNNRNFPLSISVSPVA; translated from the exons ATGAAGAGATCGTGTGAATTTGAGCAGCTAGACGCAGCCACTATCATGTACGGAAGTGCAGCTTTACCAGATCTCATCCCGACCTCCGGCGCACTGAGACCCAGTGCAGTCCTGCCCTACAGCTCTGGACCAGGAGAGGGGGACAGACAGTTTTCTAACAACCGCAGGATGCACAGGGCCCCCAAACTCGGCCAGATCGGCCGTTCGAAGAGAG TGGACATTGAAGATGGAGACTTGGAGGATATCATGAACAACAACAGGAACTTCCCTCTCTCCATCAGTGTCTCACCTGTTGCCTAA
- the LOC113663231 gene encoding cornifelin homolog produces the protein MATKMVIDQPKPVISTPSVEQWSSGLCECDSICDCCFAFWCYPCFNCITAMDHGECLCLPLLECWGLIPPITMAMRVSTRLSYGIEDTICNDCVYACCCGPCSWCQIRREMKSRHHPVTSFQRRK, from the exons ATGGCAACCAAGATGGTCATCGATCAGCCCAAGCCGGTTATAAGCACACCAAGTGTGGAACAGTGGTCCAGCGGTCTCTGCGAGTGTGACAGCATCTGTGACT GTTGCTTTGCATTCTGGTGTTACCCCTGCTTTAACTGCATCACGGCCATGGACCACGGCGAGTGTTTGTGTCTACCTCTGCTAGAGTGCTGGGGACTCATCCCGCCCATTACCATGGCCATGCGAGTGTCTACCAGACTCAGCTATGGCATTGAG GACACCATATGCAACGACTGCGTGTACGCCTGCTGCTGTGGTCCGTGTTCTTGGTGCCAAATAAGGCGAGAGATGAAGTCCCGTCACCATCCTGTCACAAGCTTCCAGAGAAGGAAATAA
- the ponzr4 gene encoding plac8 onzin related protein 4 produces the protein MATKMVIQQPRAIAVTPSSDQWTTSICECDSVNECCFSVWCFPCFACITARDHGECLCLPLLDIFGLIPPATLSMRVSTRRRYGITDTICNDCVYTFFCGPCSWCQIRREMKARLHPVTLLNNRPMG, from the exons ATGGCTACCAAGATGGTCATCCAGCAGCCGAGGGCAATTGCAGTGACGCCCTCTTCGGACCAGTGGACCACCAGCATCTGCGAGTGCGATAGCGTCAACGAAT GCTGTTTCTCGGTGTGGTGCTTTCCTTGCTTCGCCTGCATCACAGCTCGAGATCATGGTGaatgtctctgtctccctcttttGGATATATTCGGCCTCATCCCGCCGGCTACTCTGTCCATGAGGGTGTCAACACGCAGACGCTATGGCATTACG GACACTATTTGCAATGACTGCGTGTACACTTTCTTCTGCGGCCCGTGCAGCTGGTGTCAAATCAGACGGGAGATGAAGGCCAGACTTCATCCTGTTACACTGCTGAACAACAGGCCAATGggttaa
- the LOC113663153 gene encoding cornifelin homolog B-like, with the protein MAKMVVQQPQPVMMATVPHSNQWSSGICDCCENVADCCFAFWCFPCFACSTAKKFGECLCLPMLDGYGLIPPITLGMRATLRERYGIEGSMCNDCLYSFFCLPCVWCQMSREMKVRGQSITFINSRAR; encoded by the exons aTGGCGAAGATGGTCGTGCAGCAACCTCAGCCTGTCATGATGGCAACTGTGCCACACTCCAATCAGTGGAGCTCAGGAATCTGTGACTGCTGTGAAAATGTAGCTGACT GTTGTTTCGCCTTTTGGTGTTTCCCCTGTTTCGCCTGCAGTACGGCGAAGAAATTTGGCGAATGTTTGTGCTTACCGATGCTTGATGGTTATGGCTTAATTCCCCCAATTACCCTGGGCATGAGGGCAACACTGCGCGAGCGCTATGGCATTGAG GGATCCATGTGTAATGACTGTCTCTATTCATTCTTCTGCCTTCCCTGCGTTTGGTGCCAAATGTCACGAGAGATGAAAGTACGCGGTCAATCCATCACATTTATAAATTCTCGAGCAAGATGA